The DNA segment ACCCGCCACGGACTTCCCCACGGGAACGCCTCTGCCGCCCGCTCAGGCCCCGGACGGGCCGCATCCAGCGGCTGTGGAGCGGGCGCCGTCCCGGCGGCTCTGGGAAGGCGACGACAGCCCTTCCCGGGCAGCGAGCGCGTTGCCCGTACCCGTACCGGAAAAGGCACCCGCGAAGCGCAAGGAGAAGTCCCCGGCCCGGCGCACGGAGAAGGCGCCCGCGAAGCGGGAGGCGCCCGTCAAGCCTCGCAAGGAGGCTAAGGCCGCGGCGCTGCGACCGCAGAAGCTGAAGTTCAGCGACCGCGACCCGGCGATGGAGCTCGCGATCAGTGAGATCGCCGGGCACCTGACGTTCACCCAGAGCACCGTGACGGCGTGGTACTCCCTTCCCGAGGTGCGCTGGGCGTTCCGGCCCGACGCGGAGCGCGAGGCGCTGCTCAGTGCGATCTCCGAGCAGTACGCCGGACTCGCCGGCTTCCGGCTGCACCTGCGCCGGACCACGCGGCCGTTCCCGGCGGACGAGTGGGCCCGCACCGTCGACTCGTTCACCGCGAAACCGCTGCCCGACGTGCACGGCGCCACCTCCTGGTCGGACCACCTCGTCTCGGCGCAGCGCCACCTGCTGTCGGTCAACCACGCCGAGGGGCAGACCTACCTCGGGGTGACGTTCGCCCGGCGCTCGCTCGGCGACACGTTCTCCGAGCGCATCCTGCGGATGTTCGGCAAGGGCACCTCCGACGGCGAGCGGCGCAAGCTGGGCCGGACCGTCGAGCAGTTCGACGAGGTCCTGAACGCGTTCGGCATGCGCGGGCGGCGGGTCACCCCGCAGGAACTCGAATGGCTGCTCTACCGCTCGGTGGCGCTCGCCATGGCCCCGCCCGGGCTGCTCTCCCCCGTCACCAACGGGCACTGGGAGACCGGCGACCTGCTCGCGCTCACCGAGCAGGTCGAGCGTTACCGGACGCCGTACGGCTCCACCGTCAAACTCGTTAACCGGATGACCGGCGAGGAACGGCACGTCGCCGTCCTCTCGGTCGGCCGGATGGAGCCGCTGGAGATCCCGGAGAAGCACGAGCCGTGGATGCACTTCCACGAGCGGCTGCCCTGGCCGATGGAACTCTCCTCACGGATCGACATCCTCGGGTCGAACAGCTCCTTCAAGAACCTCGAACACCGGCTCCGCATGATCCGCTCGCAGCAGCTGGACTACGCCGAGCACGGCATCGACGCGCCACCCGAACTCGAGCGTCTCGCCAAGCGGGCCCTGGTCATCGGCGACGAGATGACCACCGGCCTGCCCGTCGAGTCGGCCCGGGCCCACGGCTGGCACCGGATCGCCGTCGGCGGCGCCACCCGCGAGGAATGCCTGGAACGCGCCCGGCGGCTCATCCAGCTCTACTCCCGCGAGCTGCGGATCTCCCTGCAGCACCCGAAGAACCAGGACCAGCTCGCCCGCGAGTTCATCCCCGGCGAGCCGATCGCCAACACCGGGTACGTCCGCCGCATGCCGGTCAAACTGCTCGCGGCGGCGCTGCCCCAGGCCGCCTCCACGGTCGGCGACCGGCGCGGTGACCTGATCGGGCGGACCGCCGGCACCTGCCGCCGGCCGGTCTTCCTCGACCTGCACTTCCCGATGGAGGTGCGGGAACGCTCCGGCCTCGGCGTGTTCGTCGCCGAACCCGGCGGTGGCAAGTCGACGCTGATGGGCGCGCTCGGCTACCTGAACGCCCGCCGCGGTGTCCAGGTCACCCTGCTCGACCCGTCCGGACCGCTCGCCCGACTCTGCCAGATGCCGGAACTGCGCCCCTACAGCCGCGTTCTGAACCTCACCGGCTCGGAGCAGGGAACTCTGGCGCCCTACGCGCTGATCCCCACCCCGATCCGCTCCGAATTCCCGACCGGGCCGGCCGGCGACCGCGAGTTCGAGATCGCCGTGTCGAACGCCCGGGCCGAGCGGCGCATGCTCGTCCAGGACATCTGCTCGATGCTGGTTCCGCCACAGGTGGCCAAGGAGGCGTCCACGGCGACGCTGCTGCGGCACGCGGTGCGGCAGGTTCCGGCGGAGGAGACGTCGACACTCGACGACGTCGTACGCACGCTCCAAGCTCTTGACGACGACGAGGGTCGCGAATTGGCGAACCTGCTCCTCGACACCGCCGAGATGCCCCTCGCGCTGCTGTTCTTCGGCCACCCGCCGCAGCACCTCCTCGGCGCCGACGCGGCCCTCACCGTCATCACCATGGCCGGCCTGCGCCTCCCCGACCTGAAAATCGAACGCGAATACTGGTCGGCCGAGGAATCCCTGGCCCTGCCGATGCTGCACACCGCGCACCGGCTCGCCGTCCGGCGCTGCTACGGCGGCTCCATGTCGTCCCGCAAGATGGTCGGCCTCGACGAGGCGCACTTCATGGAAGGCTGGCGCTCCGGCCGCTCCTTCCTGGTCCGCCTCGCCCGAGACTCCCGCAAATGGAACCTGGCCGCGCTCGTCGCCTCCCAGAACCCGCGCGACATCCTCGGCCTCGACGTCCAGAACCTGGTCTCCACCGTCTTCGTCGGCCGGATCGCCGAAGACCAGGAGATCGCCTCCGAAGCACTGCGGCTCCTCCGGGTGCCGGTACACGACGGATACGAGGCGACGCTCGCCTCCCTCTCCCAGGTGGACACTTCGTCCCAGCACCGCCTGGGCTTCCGTGAGTTCGTGATGCGGGACGTGGACGGGCGGGTCCAGAAGGTCAGAGTCGACGTGGGCTATGTCGACGGGCTCCTTGAACATCTGGACACGACACCGGGAGCGGCGCCGCAAGCGGTGGTTCCTCTCCCGTCCGACCTGGAGGTCTGAGATGGTGCGGCGGGGGTTGGCGCTGGTAACGGCGATGATTGTCGTCGCGGTGGCTTCTATAGCTTGGGCCGTGGCAGCGCCTGCGGGTGCATTCGCGGCCCCATCCAAGGCGCCTGGTGGTGCCTGCAGTGTGGAGGAGTGGGGCCAGAACCTTAAAGGCTGCGTTGGGCGGCTCGCTAAAGTCGGGACGACACGAGCCCAGTGCCTTACACCGCCGACACCGAGCACTCCAGATTCGGGGTTGGCCGGCTGGTTCGCCGAACGTCCTGAGGCATCCACTCTTAACGGGCCCAAGGGCCTCTATACACAGTATGGATACGCTGGTTATAGCTTCAGCACCTTTGATCTCGAGGGTGGTTGCGCATCAACCATCGTAGAAGCTGACTCAAAAATCGAGACTACGATCGCCAACGGCGAATTCATGATTGCTACCGGGATTATTGGCGCCTCGAATGCGCTGCGAGAGCGCGCATGGGACCCCAATTCTTTGTGGGGCTGGGCCAATACACTCGTAGACCAGGCAACCAAAGCCGTTTACACCAAGGTTTTTAGCGTCTTCGGCGTAGTTACGCTAGCCGTTGTTGGCCTATATCTGATCTGGCGATCCCAGCAGGCAGAGATGGGCGCGGCTACCACGACAGCCGGATGGGCCATTCTGATCATGGTTGTCGTTACAGCAATCGCAGCTTGGCCAGTCCGCTCGGCAAATATCGCTGACCAAACGCTTGTCACATCGCTGAGCGTTGTCCACGATGCCGTAGGACCCCGCCCGCAGGACACGCCAGCGGATCAGTGCGATGATCCAACTCCTGGCGCCTGCACGGACAATAGGCCGCCTGCAGTTCGCGCTAGCGACACGGCCACCGAAACCATCCTCTACAGGAACTGGCTTCGCGGGGCACTCGGATCCGCCGACAGCGTGACTGCCCAAAAGTACGGCAAGGCGCTCTACGACGCCAAATCTCTGTCATGGGCTGATACGCAACGTTTGAGAACTAATCCGACGGATCGTGACGCGACCATCTCAGCAAAGAACGATCAGTGGATGAGAGTCGCGGAACAGATTAAGACAGAGGACGCTGAGGCATACGCATACCTCCGTGGCGAGAACGGAATGGAGCGCATCGGCGCCGGCTTCATCGCGGTTTTGGCCGCACTTATGTTTGCGATGTTCGACCTCACTGCCTCCATCCTCGTCCTTCTTGGTTTCCTGATATTCCGCTGGGCAGTGATTGCAGCTCCCATTCTGGGCACAATCGGTCTTCTCCGCCCAGCCAGCGCAGGAATCCGGCGCCTGGGAAACGCGGTGGTGGCAGCCGTCTTCAACATCGCAATCTTCGGAACCGGTGCGGCAATCTACCTCTTCGCCGTAGACCTCATCATGAATACGCCAAGTCTTGCCGGATGGCTACAGGTAGTGCTGGTCTGGCTTTGCGGTGTCGTCGGCTGGCTCCTTCTGCGCCCATATCGACGCATCACCCAACTTGGCGGCAAAGACAGCGCTGCAACAATCGCTTCTGCGGGTTCTTGGCACCGACGCTTTTTCCGTGACGCGCGCGAGGCAGCAAAGCTGGAAGTCGCAGAAGGCGGCGGTACCCGCGAACCGATGTTCGGCAAGGACGGCCGACCGATCTATGTCGAGCAACGAAACATGCGGCCAGAGGCAAGGCTTGAAGATCCGGCGCATTCGGCCGCAGCACAGTATCAGCGTAGCGGGACATCGACCGAGACGAAGCGCCCTGACGGCAACGAGACCGTCC comes from the Actinoplanes sp. OR16 genome and includes:
- a CDS encoding ATP-binding protein; the protein is MTGTPPHGHPRADASSADRQSNGVRSDNYSSPDPLDNAEDLVAAPGHGGVGVFQAPQPVRPRATAVDDTTLDIDSPFLDLFGGTATPVRTADTRQSDLYANPAPDADDVAPDRGFGFNDRVSGPVAPVSGRPSSAPPVPAPPVSAPPVSAPPVSAPPVAGPPVSGPPVSGPPVSKQVSAPPVSGPVSAPPCAGRPVSAPPGAGRPVSGPPVADRSPVAPVSPPPPVVEDSPGWNGAPFTRAPAGPEPDYYAEPEPVAQQGTRSGPAFGAERVEPMPDEFDFSEFDNWPPPTATSPATDFPTGTPLPPAQAPDGPHPAAVERAPSRRLWEGDDSPSRAASALPVPVPEKAPAKRKEKSPARRTEKAPAKREAPVKPRKEAKAAALRPQKLKFSDRDPAMELAISEIAGHLTFTQSTVTAWYSLPEVRWAFRPDAEREALLSAISEQYAGLAGFRLHLRRTTRPFPADEWARTVDSFTAKPLPDVHGATSWSDHLVSAQRHLLSVNHAEGQTYLGVTFARRSLGDTFSERILRMFGKGTSDGERRKLGRTVEQFDEVLNAFGMRGRRVTPQELEWLLYRSVALAMAPPGLLSPVTNGHWETGDLLALTEQVERYRTPYGSTVKLVNRMTGEERHVAVLSVGRMEPLEIPEKHEPWMHFHERLPWPMELSSRIDILGSNSSFKNLEHRLRMIRSQQLDYAEHGIDAPPELERLAKRALVIGDEMTTGLPVESARAHGWHRIAVGGATREECLERARRLIQLYSRELRISLQHPKNQDQLAREFIPGEPIANTGYVRRMPVKLLAAALPQAASTVGDRRGDLIGRTAGTCRRPVFLDLHFPMEVRERSGLGVFVAEPGGGKSTLMGALGYLNARRGVQVTLLDPSGPLARLCQMPELRPYSRVLNLTGSEQGTLAPYALIPTPIRSEFPTGPAGDREFEIAVSNARAERRMLVQDICSMLVPPQVAKEASTATLLRHAVRQVPAEETSTLDDVVRTLQALDDDEGRELANLLLDTAEMPLALLFFGHPPQHLLGADAALTVITMAGLRLPDLKIEREYWSAEESLALPMLHTAHRLAVRRCYGGSMSSRKMVGLDEAHFMEGWRSGRSFLVRLARDSRKWNLAALVASQNPRDILGLDVQNLVSTVFVGRIAEDQEIASEALRLLRVPVHDGYEATLASLSQVDTSSQHRLGFREFVMRDVDGRVQKVRVDVGYVDGLLEHLDTTPGAAPQAVVPLPSDLEV
- a CDS encoding MFS transporter, giving the protein MVRRGLALVTAMIVVAVASIAWAVAAPAGAFAAPSKAPGGACSVEEWGQNLKGCVGRLAKVGTTRAQCLTPPTPSTPDSGLAGWFAERPEASTLNGPKGLYTQYGYAGYSFSTFDLEGGCASTIVEADSKIETTIANGEFMIATGIIGASNALRERAWDPNSLWGWANTLVDQATKAVYTKVFSVFGVVTLAVVGLYLIWRSQQAEMGAATTTAGWAILIMVVVTAIAAWPVRSANIADQTLVTSLSVVHDAVGPRPQDTPADQCDDPTPGACTDNRPPAVRASDTATETILYRNWLRGALGSADSVTAQKYGKALYDAKSLSWADTQRLRTNPTDRDATISAKNDQWMRVAEQIKTEDAEAYAYLRGENGMERIGAGFIAVLAALMFAMFDLTASILVLLGFLIFRWAVIAAPILGTIGLLRPASAGIRRLGNAVVAAVFNIAIFGTGAAIYLFAVDLIMNTPSLAGWLQVVLVWLCGVVGWLLLRPYRRITQLGGKDSAATIASAGSWHRRFFRDAREAAKLEVAEGGGTREPMFGKDGRPIYVEQRNMRPEARLEDPAHSAAAQYQRSGTSTETKRPDGNETVHDETQVAPPARQKPLTSTRSRQSGEWAEPDTTERPTSYAIYRPETGSTTNEPATPRIRSEAR